The following proteins are encoded in a genomic region of Thioclava nitratireducens:
- a CDS encoding SCP2 sterol-binding domain-containing protein, with protein sequence MSEVIDKAVEALRAKLPDGFSSTAKFVIEGEGSIIADENGVREGDDDAEVVLTADRETFEGMLNGDVNPTAAFMSGKLSVDGSMGLAMQLGAALA encoded by the coding sequence ATGAGCGAGGTTATCGACAAGGCCGTTGAGGCGCTGCGGGCGAAACTGCCCGATGGGTTTTCTTCGACTGCAAAATTCGTGATCGAAGGCGAAGGCTCGATCATTGCCGACGAGAACGGCGTGCGTGAAGGCGACGACGACGCGGAAGTCGTTCTGACCGCCGATCGCGAGACCTTCGAAGGCATGCTCAACGGCGACGTGAACCCGACCGCGGCCTTCATGTCCGGCAAACTTTCGGTCGACGGCTCGATGGGCCTCGCCATGCAGCTGGGTGCGGCTCTGGCCTGA
- a CDS encoding alpha/beta hydrolase, with product MERAPIFEEIARAPEGGAAYWLTAEDGVRIRFAHWPAPPQPRGTVFLGCGRTEYVEKYGPAAAEFAARGYAMLAIDWRGQGLADRLLPDAPEKGHVGGLQDYQWDLHAVIDAADELGLPQPYYIVGHSMGGAIALRAVMHEHHRFSAVAFSAPMWGIATSPLLHPFRIVLANLLGDGFLANNYPPGMNGTTYVYRDSFEANRLTRDPGMWAWLLEQAAKRPELTLAGPTIHWVAESLLECEALAALPSPDLPCYCGLGGAEKIVHTPSVHDRMGRWPKGTLDVIPDAEHELMMEIPATRKRFYDGCTALFDAAGGLDARDPVKAESA from the coding sequence ATGGAACGCGCCCCGATTTTCGAAGAGATCGCGCGCGCCCCCGAGGGCGGCGCTGCCTATTGGCTGACGGCGGAAGATGGGGTGCGGATACGCTTCGCACATTGGCCAGCACCGCCCCAACCACGCGGCACGGTCTTTCTGGGATGCGGGCGCACCGAATATGTCGAAAAATACGGCCCTGCGGCCGCGGAATTCGCGGCCCGGGGCTATGCCATGCTCGCCATCGACTGGCGCGGGCAAGGCTTGGCCGACCGGCTTTTGCCCGACGCACCCGAGAAGGGCCATGTCGGCGGCTTGCAGGATTACCAGTGGGATCTGCATGCGGTGATCGACGCTGCGGACGAGCTCGGTCTGCCGCAACCCTATTACATAGTGGGCCATTCGATGGGCGGCGCAATCGCGCTGCGCGCGGTGATGCATGAACACCATCGCTTCAGCGCGGTGGCTTTCTCCGCGCCGATGTGGGGGATCGCCACCTCGCCGCTGCTGCACCCGTTCCGCATCGTGCTGGCAAACCTTCTGGGCGACGGCTTCCTCGCGAACAACTATCCGCCCGGCATGAACGGCACCACCTATGTCTACCGCGACAGTTTCGAGGCGAACCGCCTGACCCGCGATCCCGGGATGTGGGCCTGGCTGCTCGAGCAGGCCGCGAAGCGCCCCGAACTGACGTTGGCCGGCCCGACGATCCACTGGGTCGCCGAGAGCCTGCTGGAATGCGAGGCGCTGGCAGCCCTGCCCTCCCCCGACCTGCCCTGCTATTGCGGCCTGGGCGGGGCGGAGAAGATCGTTCACACGCCCTCGGTCCATGACCGGATGGGGCGTTGGCCAAAAGGCACGCTGGACGTGATCCCCGACGCCGAGCACGAATTGATGATGGAAATCCCCGCAACGCGGAAACGCTTCTACGACGGCTGCACCGCGCTGTTCGACGCGGCGGGCGGGCTGGACGCCCGCGACCCGGTCAAAGCTGAATCTGCGTGA
- a CDS encoding CarD family transcriptional regulator: protein MTKTKKTEFRPNDFVVYPAHGVGKIMSIEEQEIAGLKLELFVISFEKDKMTLRVPTHKATEVGMRSLSSPDMVTKALETLKGKAKVKRAMWSRRAQEYEQKINSGDLLAIAEVVRDLHRSDDQREQSYSERQLYEAALERLTREVAAVSGTDEERAAKTVDEVLVGRAA from the coding sequence ATGACCAAAACCAAGAAGACCGAATTCCGCCCCAACGATTTCGTCGTCTACCCGGCGCATGGCGTAGGGAAGATCATGTCCATCGAAGAACAGGAAATCGCCGGGCTCAAGCTCGAGCTTTTCGTGATCTCCTTCGAGAAGGACAAGATGACCCTCCGCGTGCCGACGCACAAGGCGACCGAAGTCGGGATGCGCAGCCTCTCCTCGCCCGACATGGTGACCAAGGCCCTCGAGACCCTCAAGGGTAAGGCCAAGGTCAAGCGGGCGATGTGGTCGCGCCGTGCGCAGGAATACGAACAGAAAATCAATTCGGGCGACCTGCTCGCGATCGCTGAAGTGGTGCGCGACCTGCACCGCAGCGACGATCAGCGCGAGCAGTCCTACTCGGAGCGCCAGCTTTATGAAGCCGCGCTCGAGCGTCTGACCCGCGAAGTGGCCGCCGTTTCGGGCACCGACGAAGAGCGTGCCGCGAAAACCGTTGACGAGGTTCTGGTCGGCCGCGCCGCCTGA
- the fdxA gene encoding ferredoxin FdxA, translating into MTYVVIDNCINCKYTDCVEVCPVDCFYEGENTLVIHPDECIDCGVCEPECPADAIRPDTEPGMESWVELNRKYSELWPVITQKKDPMPEAEKYDGESGKLEKYFSEAPGEGD; encoded by the coding sequence ATGACCTACGTCGTCATCGATAACTGCATCAACTGCAAATATACCGACTGCGTCGAGGTCTGCCCGGTGGATTGCTTCTACGAGGGGGAGAATACGTTGGTGATCCATCCCGACGAATGCATCGATTGTGGCGTCTGCGAGCCCGAATGCCCCGCCGATGCGATCCGTCCGGATACCGAGCCGGGAATGGAATCCTGGGTCGAACTAAACCGGAAGTATTCCGAGCTCTGGCCGGTGATCACCCAGAAGAAAGATCCGATGCCGGAAGCCGAGAAATACGACGGCGAGAGTGGCAAGCTGGAGAAGTATTTCTCCGAGGCGCCTGGCGAAGGCGACTGA
- a CDS encoding RNA-binding S4 domain-containing protein → MADAPERIRIDKWLWQARFCKSRGLAQELVQGGKARVNGQRIDKPGRAIGPGDVLTLRLGKGEDARICVLRVLECGTRRGPAVEAQTLYTLLEPEG, encoded by the coding sequence ATGGCTGACGCGCCCGAGCGCATCCGCATCGACAAATGGCTCTGGCAGGCGCGGTTCTGCAAGTCCCGCGGGCTCGCGCAGGAGCTGGTGCAGGGTGGCAAGGCGCGCGTCAACGGTCAGCGCATCGACAAGCCCGGTCGGGCGATCGGCCCGGGCGATGTGCTGACCTTGCGGCTCGGCAAGGGCGAAGACGCACGAATCTGTGTGCTGCGGGTACTGGAATGTGGCACACGGCGCGGCCCCGCGGTTGAGGCTCAGACGCTTTACACCTTGCTCGAACCGGAGGGATAG
- a CDS encoding peptidase: MTYCVGLLLNEGMVLLSDTRTNGGLDNIATYRKMFTFEEPGERVIAIMTAGSLSVTQTTLARLREAADASDATGDSSIMEAPTMLKVAEIIGNTMAGVRKDITSRMDAERVSTSASMIVAGQRAGGEMRMFLIYPEGNFIEATEDTPFLQIGEHKYGKPILDRVVRPDTNLIDAQKAVLLSMDSTLRSNLSVGMPLDLAVIKKDECRISSQRRIEAGDNDFAEMSEAWSNALRDSFTQIQL, encoded by the coding sequence ATGACCTATTGCGTAGGCCTCTTGCTGAACGAGGGGATGGTGCTGCTGTCGGACACGCGGACCAATGGCGGGCTCGACAACATCGCGACCTATCGCAAGATGTTCACCTTCGAAGAGCCGGGCGAGCGTGTGATCGCGATCATGACCGCGGGCTCGCTCTCGGTCACGCAAACGACGCTGGCGCGGTTGCGCGAGGCAGCGGATGCGAGCGACGCGACGGGCGACAGCTCGATCATGGAAGCGCCGACGATGCTGAAAGTGGCCGAGATCATCGGCAACACGATGGCGGGCGTGCGCAAGGACATCACCAGCCGGATGGATGCCGAGCGGGTTTCGACCTCGGCCTCGATGATCGTCGCGGGGCAGCGCGCGGGCGGTGAGATGCGGATGTTCCTGATCTACCCGGAGGGCAACTTCATCGAAGCCACCGAGGACACGCCCTTCCTGCAGATCGGCGAGCATAAATACGGCAAGCCGATCCTCGATCGCGTGGTCCGTCCGGACACAAACCTGATCGATGCGCAGAAGGCGGTACTCCTTTCGATGGATTCGACGCTGCGCTCGAACCTCTCGGTGGGGATGCCGCTCGATCTGGCGGTGATCAAGAAGGACGAGTGCCGGATCTCCAGCCAGCGCCGCATCGAGGCGGGCGACAATGATTTCGCGGAAATGTCGGAAGCCTGGTCGAATGCGCTGCGCGACAGCTTCACGCAGATTCAGCTTTGA
- a CDS encoding O-acetylhomoserine aminocarboxypropyltransferase/cysteine synthase family protein, which produces MSDYAFDTLQIHAAADPDPATGAVQVPIYQTTSYAFKDADHAARLFNLEEVGFIYSRLTNPTVMKLAERVAALEGAAGGVTCSSGHAAQIMALFPLMGPGLNIVASTRLYGGSITQFSHTIKRFGWSCTFVDFDDLDALEAAVDENTRAIFCESISNPGGYITDLPAVAKLADKVGLPLIVDNTLATPYLCRPIEHGATLVVHSLTKYMTGNGTVTGGCVVDSGKFDWSASGKFPSLSEPEPAYHGLKFHEALGPMAFTFHSIAVGLRDLGMTMNPQGAHYTLMGIETLSLRMDKHNANAKAIAEWLEKDPRIDYVTYAGLESSPWHERMKTVSPKGAGGLFTVAVKGGYDACVKLVNNLKLFSHVANLGDARSLIIHSASTTHRQLTEAQQIAAGAAPNVVRLSIGIENADDLIADLDQALSAATS; this is translated from the coding sequence ATGTCCGACTACGCATTCGACACCCTGCAAATCCACGCCGCGGCCGATCCCGATCCCGCGACGGGCGCGGTTCAGGTGCCGATCTACCAGACCACATCCTACGCCTTCAAAGACGCCGACCACGCGGCGCGCCTGTTCAATCTCGAGGAAGTCGGCTTCATCTATTCGCGCCTGACCAACCCGACGGTGATGAAGCTGGCCGAACGTGTCGCGGCGCTTGAAGGCGCGGCAGGCGGCGTGACCTGTTCCTCGGGTCATGCGGCGCAGATCATGGCGCTCTTCCCGCTGATGGGGCCGGGGCTGAACATCGTGGCCTCGACGCGGCTCTACGGTGGCTCGATCACCCAGTTCAGCCACACGATCAAGCGCTTCGGCTGGTCCTGCACCTTCGTCGATTTCGACGATCTCGACGCGTTGGAAGCGGCTGTGGACGAGAACACCCGCGCGATCTTCTGCGAGTCGATCTCGAATCCGGGCGGCTACATCACCGACCTTCCGGCGGTGGCGAAACTGGCCGACAAGGTCGGCCTGCCGCTGATCGTCGACAACACGCTGGCCACCCCCTACCTGTGCCGCCCGATCGAGCATGGCGCGACCCTCGTCGTCCACTCGCTGACGAAATACATGACCGGCAACGGCACCGTCACCGGCGGCTGCGTCGTCGATAGCGGCAAGTTCGACTGGTCCGCCTCGGGCAAGTTCCCGTCGCTGAGCGAACCCGAGCCCGCCTATCACGGGCTGAAATTCCACGAGGCGCTGGGGCCCATGGCCTTCACCTTTCACTCGATCGCGGTCGGCCTGCGTGATCTCGGCATGACGATGAACCCGCAAGGCGCGCATTACACGCTGATGGGGATCGAGACGCTGAGCCTGCGGATGGACAAGCACAACGCCAACGCCAAAGCGATTGCCGAATGGCTCGAAAAGGACCCGCGCATCGATTACGTCACCTATGCGGGGCTGGAGAGCTCGCCGTGGCATGAGCGTATGAAGACCGTCTCGCCGAAGGGCGCGGGCGGGCTGTTCACCGTCGCGGTCAAAGGCGGATACGACGCCTGCGTGAAGCTGGTGAACAATCTCAAGCTGTTCAGCCACGTCGCCAACCTTGGCGATGCGCGCTCGCTGATCATCCACTCGGCTTCAACCACGCACCGCCAGCTGACCGAAGCCCAGCAGATCGCCGCAGGGGCCGCGCCGAACGTGGTGCGCCTGTCGATCGGGATCGAGAATGCGGACGACCTTATCGCCGATCTCGATCAGGCGCTGAGCGCCGCAACCAGCTGA
- a CDS encoding tetratricopeptide repeat protein — protein sequence MAAFPASAETAGLDPYFKELADPNDPGWSRAEADIRRAWSRSGSAAMDLLLKRGEEALDAGDTEAAIEHFTALTDHAPDFAAGWNGRATAYFMAGLYGPSAADIARTLKLEPRHWGALAGLGAILEEMGDDKRALEAYKKSFALNPHQQDVKDAIARLDEAHQGTAL from the coding sequence ATGGCGGCATTCCCCGCTAGCGCCGAAACCGCAGGTCTGGACCCGTATTTCAAAGAGTTGGCCGATCCCAACGATCCGGGCTGGTCGCGCGCCGAGGCGGACATCCGCAGGGCGTGGTCGCGGTCTGGATCCGCAGCGATGGACCTGCTCCTGAAGCGCGGCGAAGAGGCGCTGGACGCCGGCGATACCGAGGCCGCGATCGAGCATTTCACGGCGCTCACCGATCACGCGCCCGATTTCGCCGCTGGCTGGAACGGGCGGGCGACCGCCTATTTCATGGCCGGGCTCTATGGCCCGTCGGCGGCGGATATTGCGCGTACCCTGAAGCTGGAGCCGCGACATTGGGGCGCGCTTGCAGGTCTGGGGGCGATCCTCGAGGAGATGGGCGACGACAAGCGCGCGCTTGAGGCCTATAAGAAGTCTTTTGCCTTGAATCCGCATCAACAGGATGTGAAAGACGCCATTGCGCGCCTCGACGAGGCGCATCAGGGCACGGCTCTCTGA
- a CDS encoding helicase-related protein — protein MQGGRITAVLGPTNTGKTHYAIERMLAHRTGVIGLPLRLLAREVYDRIVAQRGPSVVALVTGEERIVPERTQYWVCTVEAMPTGIGADFLAIDEIQLCGDPERGHVFTDRLLHARGLHETLFLGSETMRGAIAALVPKVQFTKRERFSELTYSGSKKISRMKPRSAIVGFSVENTYAIAELIRRQKGGCAVVMGALSPRTRNAQVAMYQNGDVDYLVATDAIGMGLNLDIDHVAFSATSKFDGRRMRPLFPHELAQIAGRAGRHTTDGTFGVTGEARPLQPEVIEAVENHRFAPLQRLQWRNARLEFGTVDRLIQSLDARPAERDGGEWLTKGREADDARALKVLAEDPAIRDRVTSPKDVQLLWDVCRIPDFRSISEAGHATLLARIFEFLQSGKGVPSDWLARQIERIDRTGGDIDTLSRRLAFIRTWTYVAQRKGWVDDESHWREATRAVEDRLSDALHGALTQRFVDRRTSVLMRRLKQKETLVAEVNDKGEVTVEGEFAGRLEGFRFKQDETGSPDEAKMLARAAYEALAPEFNLRADRFYNAPDTEMDFTEQGGLMWGDTAVGKLVKGPDVLKPTVQAFVDDEAGADVAEKVTRRLQHFIDRKVAALFEPLLAMSRDEELTGLARGFAFRMVESLGIIPREQVAAEVKDLDQDARGSLRKHGVRFGQYTIFMPALLKPAPTRLRLVLASLWSGADEFPESPPPGLVTIPNIDAFDAETYRLSGYRPSGARAIRIDMLERLADLLRTQDSRGGFEANPDMLSITGMTLDQFADLMGGLGYKAEKGERAKVKAADLEKAEEQAGAEALKTEQADEAKAEAGGGEQPAETHPEAEAAAEAGGDMVAADDVTSDEVEVFYTFTWAPRPRGNRPPRRDQGQGGKPGGERGERKGGGKPHGKRDGKGKKGGKPQGARNFEARPPKKDKPVDPDNPFAVLAALKDKK, from the coding sequence ATGCAAGGCGGGCGGATCACGGCCGTTCTGGGGCCGACCAATACCGGCAAAACCCATTACGCAATCGAGAGGATGCTGGCGCATCGGACCGGCGTCATCGGACTGCCGCTGCGGCTCTTGGCGCGCGAGGTCTATGACCGGATCGTCGCGCAGCGCGGCCCCTCGGTCGTGGCGCTGGTCACCGGCGAAGAACGTATCGTGCCCGAGCGGACGCAATATTGGGTCTGCACGGTCGAGGCGATGCCGACGGGGATCGGCGCTGATTTCCTTGCCATCGACGAAATCCAGCTATGTGGCGATCCCGAGCGGGGCCATGTCTTCACCGATCGGCTGCTGCATGCGCGCGGGCTGCACGAGACGCTGTTCCTCGGCTCCGAGACGATGCGCGGGGCGATCGCGGCGCTGGTGCCAAAGGTGCAGTTCACCAAGCGCGAGCGGTTTTCCGAGCTGACCTATTCCGGTTCGAAGAAAATCTCCCGGATGAAGCCGCGCTCGGCCATCGTGGGGTTTTCGGTCGAGAACACCTATGCGATCGCGGAGCTGATACGCCGCCAGAAGGGCGGCTGCGCGGTGGTGATGGGGGCGCTCTCGCCCCGCACCCGCAACGCGCAGGTCGCGATGTATCAAAATGGCGACGTCGACTATCTGGTCGCCACCGATGCGATCGGGATGGGGCTCAACCTCGATATCGACCATGTCGCGTTTTCGGCCACGTCGAAATTCGACGGGCGGCGGATGCGTCCGCTTTTCCCGCATGAACTTGCGCAGATCGCAGGTCGCGCCGGGCGCCACACCACCGATGGCACGTTCGGGGTGACCGGCGAGGCGCGGCCGCTGCAGCCCGAGGTGATCGAGGCGGTCGAGAACCACCGTTTCGCGCCGCTGCAGAGGCTGCAATGGCGCAACGCGCGGCTCGAATTCGGTACCGTGGACCGGCTGATCCAATCGCTCGACGCGCGGCCCGCCGAACGCGATGGCGGCGAATGGCTGACCAAGGGACGCGAGGCCGACGATGCGCGCGCGCTCAAGGTGCTGGCCGAGGATCCGGCGATCCGCGACCGCGTCACCAGTCCAAAGGACGTGCAGCTTCTCTGGGATGTCTGTCGAATCCCCGATTTTCGTTCGATTTCCGAGGCCGGACATGCAACGCTTCTGGCGCGCATCTTCGAGTTCCTGCAATCGGGCAAGGGCGTGCCCTCGGACTGGCTCGCGCGCCAGATCGAGCGTATCGACAGGACGGGCGGCGATATCGACACGCTCTCGCGTCGTCTCGCCTTCATCCGCACATGGACCTATGTTGCGCAACGCAAAGGGTGGGTCGATGATGAAAGCCATTGGCGCGAGGCGACCCGCGCTGTAGAAGACCGCCTGTCGGACGCGCTTCATGGCGCGCTGACGCAAAGATTTGTGGACCGGCGCACCTCTGTGTTGATGCGCCGGCTCAAGCAGAAGGAGACCCTCGTGGCCGAGGTGAACGACAAGGGCGAAGTGACGGTGGAAGGCGAATTCGCGGGCCGTCTGGAAGGATTCCGGTTCAAACAGGACGAGACCGGCTCGCCAGACGAGGCGAAGATGCTTGCCCGCGCGGCGTATGAGGCGCTCGCGCCCGAGTTCAATCTGCGCGCGGACCGCTTCTACAATGCGCCCGATACGGAGATGGATTTTACCGAGCAGGGCGGCCTGATGTGGGGCGACACCGCTGTCGGCAAGCTGGTGAAGGGGCCCGATGTCCTGAAGCCGACCGTGCAGGCTTTCGTCGACGACGAGGCAGGCGCGGATGTGGCCGAGAAGGTTACGCGCCGTCTACAGCATTTCATCGACCGCAAGGTTGCCGCCCTGTTCGAGCCGCTTCTGGCGATGAGCCGCGACGAAGAGCTGACGGGTCTCGCCCGTGGCTTCGCGTTCCGCATGGTGGAATCGCTGGGTATCATCCCGCGCGAGCAGGTCGCCGCCGAGGTGAAGGATCTCGATCAGGACGCGCGCGGTTCTCTGCGTAAGCACGGTGTGCGCTTCGGCCAATACACGATCTTCATGCCCGCGCTTCTCAAGCCCGCGCCGACGCGTCTGCGCCTCGTGCTGGCCTCGCTCTGGTCGGGCGCGGATGAATTCCCCGAAAGCCCGCCTCCGGGCCTCGTGACGATCCCGAATATCGATGCGTTCGATGCCGAGACCTATCGCCTGTCGGGCTACCGCCCCTCGGGCGCGCGGGCGATCCGCATCGACATGCTCGAACGTCTCGCCGATCTGCTGCGCACGCAGGATAGCCGCGGCGGGTTCGAAGCCAATCCGGACATGCTCTCGATTACCGGCATGACGCTGGATCAGTTCGCCGATCTGATGGGCGGTCTGGGCTACAAGGCCGAGAAAGGCGAGCGCGCGAAGGTGAAAGCCGCCGATCTTGAGAAGGCCGAAGAGCAAGCCGGTGCCGAGGCCCTCAAGACCGAGCAGGCCGACGAGGCGAAAGCCGAGGCCGGCGGCGGCGAGCAGCCTGCCGAGACCCATCCCGAGGCGGAGGCTGCGGCCGAGGCCGGCGGCGACATGGTGGCAGCCGATGACGTGACCAGCGACGAGGTCGAGGTCTTCTACACCTTCACCTGGGCACCGCGTCCGCGCGGCAACCGTCCGCCGCGTCGCGATCAGGGGCAGGGTGGCAAGCCCGGTGGCGAACGTGGCGAACGCAAGGGCGGCGGCAAGCCGCATGGCAAGCGCGACGGCAAAGGCAAGAAGGGTGGCAAACCGCAAGGCGCGCGCAACTTCGAGGCTCGTCCGCCGAAGAAGGACAAGCCGGTTGATCCGGACAACCCCTTCGCGGTTCTGGCAGCCCTCAAGGACAAGAAGTAA
- a CDS encoding monovalent cation:proton antiporter-2 (CPA2) family protein, producing MESFLFQATLYLLAMVIAVPLATRAGLGSVLGYLIAGILIGPVTGLSGAEMTDLQHFAEFGVVMMLFLIGLELEPRALWAMRDKLIGLGGLQVLVTMILVTAIVMTMGEDFRVSLAIGMTLSLSSTAIVLQTLNEKRLMQTAGGRSSFAVLLTQDIAVIPMLALMPLLALPGARAVAKAGHGDHVVARVIDSLPAWGVTVITLAAVAFTVLIGHYLVRPLFRFVQGARLREVNTAMALLIVVGIASLMNLVGLSPALGTFLAGVVLADSEFKHEMESDIEPFKGLLMGLFFITVGAGINFDVITAQPANIFALVFLLVALKSAVLYGLSVLFKIRGPDRSLFTLSLAQAGEFGFVLVSFAVGQRILPNALAEKLLVVIALSMLITPLLFILHEQIGLRLRKPPGPDPDAIDEQQPIIIAGVGRFGQVVNRLVTMSGMRTTVLDADLKTIQLMRTFGFKGYFGDPTRPDLLAAAGINQARVLVAALDGREQTTKLVAYARRIRPDLHIVARARDRTHVFDLYRAGANDIVREMFDSSLRAGRYVLENAGLSAFEASELEKLFFKLDRAAVRDLAQVWKPGVPVEQNAEYIARTKELNAELEAAMMEQFRRRGERDESDREAPGNEKTGPEA from the coding sequence ATGGAAAGCTTTCTCTTTCAAGCCACGTTGTACCTGCTCGCGATGGTGATCGCAGTGCCGCTGGCCACCCGTGCCGGCCTTGGCTCTGTGCTGGGCTACCTGATCGCGGGCATCCTGATCGGCCCGGTCACGGGGCTCTCCGGCGCCGAGATGACCGACCTGCAGCATTTCGCCGAGTTCGGCGTGGTGATGATGCTGTTCCTGATCGGACTGGAGCTGGAGCCGCGTGCGCTATGGGCGATGCGCGACAAGCTGATCGGTCTCGGCGGGTTGCAGGTGCTGGTCACGATGATCCTCGTCACCGCGATCGTGATGACGATGGGCGAGGATTTCCGTGTCTCGCTCGCGATCGGGATGACGCTGTCACTGTCCTCGACGGCGATCGTGTTGCAGACTCTCAACGAGAAGCGACTGATGCAGACGGCGGGCGGGCGGTCCTCCTTCGCGGTGCTGCTGACGCAGGATATCGCGGTAATCCCGATGCTGGCGCTGATGCCGCTTCTGGCCCTGCCCGGCGCGCGGGCGGTGGCGAAGGCTGGGCACGGCGATCACGTCGTGGCGCGCGTGATCGACTCGTTGCCCGCCTGGGGCGTCACGGTGATCACGCTGGCCGCGGTCGCCTTCACCGTGCTGATCGGGCATTACCTAGTGCGCCCGCTGTTCCGGTTCGTGCAAGGCGCAAGGCTGCGCGAGGTGAACACGGCGATGGCGCTGCTGATCGTGGTGGGCATCGCGAGCCTGATGAACCTCGTAGGTCTCTCGCCCGCGCTTGGGACTTTTCTCGCCGGGGTCGTGCTGGCCGACAGCGAGTTCAAACACGAGATGGAATCCGATATCGAGCCCTTCAAGGGCCTGCTGATGGGCCTGTTCTTCATCACCGTGGGCGCGGGCATCAATTTCGACGTCATCACCGCGCAGCCTGCGAATATCTTCGCGCTGGTCTTCCTGCTGGTCGCGCTGAAATCGGCGGTGCTTTACGGGCTGTCGGTGCTGTTCAAGATCCGCGGGCCGGATCGTTCGCTGTTCACGCTGAGTCTCGCGCAGGCTGGCGAATTCGGCTTCGTGCTGGTCTCCTTCGCGGTCGGCCAACGGATTTTGCCGAATGCCTTGGCCGAGAAGCTTCTGGTGGTGATCGCGCTGTCGATGCTCATCACGCCCTTGCTGTTCATCCTGCACGAGCAGATCGGCCTCAGGCTGCGCAAGCCGCCGGGCCCCGACCCGGACGCGATCGACGAGCAGCAGCCGATCATCATCGCAGGCGTGGGCCGTTTCGGGCAGGTGGTGAACCGTCTGGTGACGATGTCCGGCATGCGCACGACCGTTCTGGACGCCGATCTCAAGACGATCCAGCTGATGCGAACCTTCGGCTTCAAGGGCTATTTCGGGGATCCGACGCGCCCCGACCTGCTCGCCGCGGCCGGCATCAATCAGGCGCGGGTGCTGGTCGCAGCGCTCGACGGGCGCGAACAGACCACGAAGCTCGTGGCCTATGCGCGCCGCATCCGGCCCGACCTTCACATTGTCGCCCGCGCGCGCGACCGGACGCATGTGTTCGATCTGTATCGAGCCGGCGCGAATGACATCGTGCGCGAGATGTTCGACAGCTCCCTGCGCGCCGGGCGGTATGTGCTCGAGAACGCGGGATTGTCGGCCTTCGAAGCCTCGGAGCTGGAGAAACTGTTCTTCAAGCTCGACCGGGCCGCCGTGCGCGACCTGGCGCAGGTCTGGAAGCCGGGCGTGCCGGTCGAACAGAACGCCGAGTACATCGCGCGCACGAAGGAGCTCAACGCAGAGCTGGAAGCCGCAATGATGGAGCAGTTCCGCCGCCGCGGCGAGCGCGACGAAAGCGATCGCGAGGCCCCGGGCAACGAAAAGACCGGGCCGGAAGCGTGA
- a CDS encoding transglutaminase family protein, which translates to MILTVNHVTTYDYDAPMGAAVQSLRMFPSRFEGQRVIEWDVSVEGGLRGGSFRDGAGDRIEGWSIRPPVDEVAITVTGQVETFDTSGVLRGHRELVHPMAYLRETVATWIDDSLAALAEEAVAGATENLDRAHRLSAAISEAIAYKPGATHSHTTAAEALAQGEGVCQDHAHALVAVARCADLPARYVSGYLFAADDGTPHEAAHAWAEIWIAGIGWIGFDPANKCCPDERYIRLGSGLDAREAAPIRGITQGSGEERLHVTVALDQVQQ; encoded by the coding sequence ATGATCCTCACCGTCAACCATGTCACCACCTATGATTACGACGCGCCGATGGGGGCCGCGGTGCAGTCGCTGCGCATGTTCCCCTCGCGCTTCGAGGGCCAGCGTGTCATCGAATGGGACGTCTCGGTCGAAGGCGGTCTCCGGGGCGGGTCGTTCCGCGACGGCGCCGGTGACCGTATCGAGGGCTGGTCCATCCGCCCACCGGTCGACGAGGTCGCGATCACCGTGACGGGGCAGGTCGAAACTTTCGATACCTCGGGCGTGCTGCGCGGTCACCGCGAGCTGGTGCATCCGATGGCGTACCTGCGCGAGACCGTCGCGACATGGATCGACGACAGTCTGGCGGCGCTGGCCGAAGAGGCCGTTGCAGGGGCCACGGAAAATCTCGATCGGGCGCATCGCCTCAGTGCCGCGATCTCCGAAGCGATCGCCTACAAGCCGGGCGCCACCCATTCGCACACCACAGCCGCCGAGGCGCTGGCGCAGGGCGAGGGGGTCTGTCAGGACCATGCCCATGCGCTGGTCGCGGTAGCCCGCTGTGCCGATCTGCCTGCGCGCTATGTTTCGGGCTACCTGTTCGCGGCCGATGATGGCACCCCGCACGAGGCCGCCCATGCCTGGGCCGAAATATGGATCGCGGGCATCGGCTGGATCGGCTTCGACCCGGCGAACAAATGCTGCCCGGACGAGCGCTATATCCGCCTCGGCTCCGGGCTCGATGCGCGCGAAGCCGCGCCGATCCGTGGCATCACCCAAGGCTCGGGCGAGGAGCGACTGCACGTCACAGTTGCCTTGGACCAAGTCCAGCAATAG